One endosymbiont 'TC1' of Trimyema compressum genomic window, TCAATCATGCCACTGCCAATTGGTCCGGGTCTATAGAGAGCTACTAAAGCGATTATTTCTTCAAAGGCATCAGGTTTTAATTGTTTAATAATTGCCTGCATCCCTTTTGATTCCAATTGAAATAAACCACTGGTATTCCCTGTAGCTAAAAGTTGAAAAGTTTTTTTATCATCTAGAGGAATTTTTTCAATATCAATTGCTATCCCTCTATTTTCCTTGATTTTTTCCACTGTCTCTCCTATGACAGTTAATGTTCGAAGCCCCAGTAAGTCCATTTTTAAAAGACCAATATCTTCTACTGTATTCATTGGAAACTGGGTTGTTAAATATTCCTCACCTTCCATTTTAATAGGTAGATATTCCTTCAGGGGTTCTGGAGTAATAACAACTGCAGCAGCATGAGTAGAAGTGTGCCTTGGCATGCCTTCTAAACGTCTTGCAATTTTGATTAATTCTTCAATATCATTTCGTTCTTTACAAAAAGCCTGTAATTCAAGACTGGTGTCCATTGCTTTTTCAAGTGTTATTTTCAACTCATTGGGTACCATTTTAGCTACTTTATCCACATCTTTTAATGGAATATCCATCGCTCTTCCTACATCTCTAATAACAGCTCTTGCGGCCATTGTTCCAAAAGTTACAATTTGAGCAACATGATCCTCTCCATATTTTTCTATTAAATATTCAATGACCTCTTCTCGTCGAACATAGCAGAAATCTGTATCAATATCAGGTAAACTAATACGCTCAGGATTTAAAAATCGTTCAAAAATCAAATCATATTTCAAAGGATCAATTGTAGTAATGTCTAACACATAAGCAACCATACTACCAGCAGCAGATCCTCTTCCTGGTCCAACATAAATCCCCTTTTCCTTAGCAAAAGCAATCGTATCCCAGACAATTAAGAAATAGCCAGGATAGTCCATTTCATTTATAACGCCTAGTTCATAATAAAGTCTTTCTCTAATTTCCTCTGTCATTGCCCCATATTTTTTTATAACGCCTTCAAGACAAAGCTTTTCTAAATAGCTTTCTAATGTTTCTCCATCCGGCACCTTATAATCAGGCAAATGGCTTTCACCAAATTCAATATTAACATTGCAGCGATCTTTAATTTTCACTGTATTTTCAATAGCTTCTGGAACATTTTTAAAAAGCTCAATCATCTCAGTAGCAGATTTCACATAAAACTCTTTATTGGGAAACTCCATTTTATGTTCATCATTAATCGTTTTCCCCATTTGAATACACATAAGTATTTCATGAGCGTAAGAATCTCCCCTTTCTAAATAATGAGAATCGTTAGCTGCAACCAAAGGTATATCCAACTCCTTGGCTAAACGAATTAATCCCAAATTTAAAGTTTTTTCATACTCGAGTAAATGATCTTGTATTTCAATAAAAAAATTACCTTTACCAAAAACAGCTTCATATTCAAGAGCAGCTTTTTTTGCCCCTTCGTAATTATCTTCACGGATTCTTCTAGCTACTTCTCCAGCCATACAAGCACCGGTTGCTATTATACCCTCGCTGTATTTTTCTAATAGCTCTTTATCTACTCTAGGTTTATAATAAAATCCTTCAGTAAAACTTTGAGAAACAATTTTCATTAAGTTATGATAACCAACATTGTTTTCTGCTAATAAAATTAAATGATAACGACCGTCATCTACACCTGGCTCTTTTCTGAAACGACTATCTTTTGCAACATAAACTTCGCAGCCTATAATAGGCTTTACGCCGACCTTGATGCAAGCCCTGTAAAAATCTACAATACCATACATAGAACCATGGTCTGTAATAGCCACAGCATCCATGCCTTTAGATTTTATATTTTCCGCTAACTCATCTATCTTAATAGCACCGTCAAGCAAACTATATTCAGTGTGTAAATGCAAATGTACAAATTGGTTATTCATCTTATTTTATCTCTCCAATTATTTAAAAGTATTTCCTACTCAATTATACCATCTTCTAGAATAAAGAAAAAGAATATAGTTATACTATATACTATCCCATATTCTCTGTCAGTATTTATTCTATTCCAACTATGTTATGTTCCTGTTACAAACTGATTAATTCTCCATTAATAATTCCATTTTCTTTGGAAAGTTTTAGAAATCCTGCAGTTTGTTTTCCTGTTCTTGCACCACTGGCTGTTCCAGGATTAAAATATAAGATAGAATCTTGTTGCTCATTTAAAGGTTCATGACTATGACCAAAACAAATACAATGACAGTCGCAATCCCCTAATCCCATTCTGCATTAAGTCTTGCACTTTTACTATATTTATAGCCAAAGCCATGAATAATTCCAATTTTAAAACCTTCAATTATTATAATTCTTTTTCTGGTATTGAGCCACTTAAAATTTGATCGTTATTACCATAAACGCTATAGACATTTTCATTTACTAATTTTAAATCCTCAAGTAATTCCGAGGCAGTAAAGTCACCACAATGAATAACAGCATCTGCCTCCTTAACTAATGACCATAACTTACTAGGTAATTCATATTTTGGATAATGAGTATCTGAAATAACTAAAGTTTTCTTCATCTATTTTAATCCTTTAAAGCTATTTTGTCGTAAGCTTTCATAAAGCACAATAGCAACCGCATTACTGATATTTAAAGATCTTAATTAAATTCTCCCCTCCATAGGAATCTTCACAACTCTGTCTTTATATTGTTCTAAAAGGGATTCTGGTAGACCTCTAGTTTCAGGTCCAAAGATCAAAAAATCATCCTCTGTATAGGTTACATCTGAATAGAAATCTTCACCTTTAGTTGAAAGAAAATAGCAATTAGCATAAGGATTTTTTTCATAAAATCTTCAAAATTATCATAGTAATAGACATTAATATATTTCCAATAATCTAAACCTGCTCTTTTCAATGATTTATCATCTGTCTTAAATCCCAATGGTTTTATTAAATGAAGATAACTGCCTGTAACAGCACAGCTTCTCCCAATATCCCCCGTATTGCTAGGAATTTCTGGTTCATACAAAACAATATGCATTTTTCGACCCCTTTTTATATAATTAAATTATTATACACTAGCAGAAACCTTTAATCAAGAGGCGTTTTTTGCTATAATACTAAGATAAGAAAAAATTCGAGGTGAGGAAATGACAAAAACACTAACAGAAAAAATCCTATCAAATCATCTAATAACTGGTGAAATGATTCAAGGACAAGAAATTGGTATTAAAATAGATCAAACATTAACACAGGATGCAACAGGCACAATGGCTTATCTTCAATTTGAAGCCATTGGTGTTCCTAAAGTTAAAACAGAATTATCTGTGAGTTATATTGATCACAACACACTACAAACTGGTTTTGAAAATGCAGATGACCACTTATTTCTCCAATCTATTGCAGCAAAATATGGTCTCTATTTCTCAAGACCCGGCAATGGTATTTGTCATCAAGTTCATTTAGAACGTTTTGGAATTCCTGGTAAAACATTACTTGGTTCAGACAGTCATACACCAACAGGTGGTGGCATTGGTATGTTAGCTATGGGTGCTGGTGGTCTTGATGTGGCCGTTGCAATGGCTGGAGGACCCTTTTATTTAACGGTTCCAAAAGTCATTAATGTTGAATTAAAAGGTAAATTAAAACCCTATGTATCAGCAAAAGATATTATTTTAAAAGTATTGGAAATCCTCAGCGTTAAAGGTGGCGTTGGTAAAGTTATTGAATATACTGGTGAAGGCCTTAAAACTCTTTCAGTCCCTGAACGTTCAACCATTACAAATATGGGTGCAGAACTAGGAGCTACTACTTCAATTTTCCCAAGTGATGAAACAACTAAAGCATTCCTTGAAGCTCAGGATAGAGGCTCTGACTATAAGGAGTTAAAAGCGGATGAAGGGGCTGTTTATGATGAACGTATCATCATAGATTTAGATGCTCTTGAACCTTTAACAGCTGCGCCTCATAGCCCAGATAATATTCAAACAGTAAGGGAATTAAACCATTTAAAAGTTAATCAAGTAGCTATTGGTAGTTGTACTAACTCCTCCTTTACTGATTTAACTAAAGTAGCCCATATACTAGAGGGTAAAACAGTTAATCCTAGTGTAAGCTTAGTTATATCTCCAGGATCTAAACAAGTATTTGAAATGCTAGCAGAAAATGGCGCCCTTAAAAAATTAATAGCTTCTGGTGCTAGAATTTTAGAGTCAGCCTGTGGTCCTTGTATTGGTATGGGACAATCTCCGAGTTCAGGTGCTATTTCACTTAGAACTTTTAATAGAAACTTTTATGGCAGAAGTGGTACAAAAGATGCATCAATCTACTTAGTCAGTCCAGAAACAGCAGCAGCAAGCGCCTTAACAGGATACATGACTGATCCAACAACTATTACTGATGGTTATGCTGTAGAAACACCTACGCATTTTCTCATTGATGATAATATGATTTTAAAGCCATCAGATAGTCCTGAAACAGCAGAAATAATTAAAGGTCCAAATATTAAGCCACTACCTGTTAACCAACCGTTAGAAAATAATTTAGTAGGCAATTTACTACTAAAAGTTGAAGATAACATCACAACAGATCATATTATGCCTGCTGGCGCAAAAGTGCTACCACTAAGATCAAATATTCCCGAAATATCTAAGTATGCATTTTCTCAAATAGACCCTTCTTTTAGCGAGAGAGCCATTGCAGAAAATGGTGGTTTCATCGTAGGTGGACACAACTACGGACAAGGATCCAGCAGAGAACATGCAGCCCTAGCCCCTATGTATTTAGGTATTAAAGGGGTCATTACACAATCCTTTGCTAGAATTTACAAAGCAAATCTAGTAAATTTTGGATTATTACCACTTACCTTTAAAAATGAAGAAGACTATAACAAGATACAACAAGGTGATAATCTTGAAATAGAAAACGTTAAAGATCTTTTAATAAAAAAAGGAGAGTTAATACTCTTTAATGCAACTAAAGATGAATCTTATCCATTGGTATATGACTTGTCCAATCGAGCAATTGAAATAATTTTAGCAGGTGGATTACTCAACTACACAAAACAAAATAACAACTAAGAAAAAAGGCTTTCTTACATAAGAAAGCCTTTTTTGCTATAATGATACTATAAATAAAAAGGAGGCATTAATGATGAAAATTACAAGCTATGATGCTGAACAAGCATCCGTATTACAAATCGTTAATATGATGGCCAGTGCAGCAAAAACTGCTCCAAAAGGCTTAGGCATCAATCGTATTGATACATTGGTTTTAACTGAAGATGACATGATGCCAATTATTGAAGAAATGAAAAAAACCGCTTATGATTATAAAATGGCCTACTTCCTTAGAGATGCGGAGTCTCTGGAAAAATCCCAAGCTCTAGTTTTAATAGGTACAACTTATGGCTGTGGGGCTATAGAGGTGTTGTCCCTTGTTGGTCTATGTGGCAATATAGATTGTGCTACAAACAGCAAAAAAGGTCATCTGCACCTTTGATACAGTTGACCTAGGCAATTGCGCCCCCCCGGGCGCAATAGGTGCAGCCTATAGTGTTGCCTCAACTAACCAATTAGATCACAGAGTCTTCTTTAGCGTAGCAAAAGCAGCTCTAAAACTAGGTGATTACTTACCTGACTGTAAATTAATGATGGCAATCCCAGTTTCCGCATATAGCAAAAATATTTACTATGATAGAAAGATACCAGAACTCCATGATTAATTTAGCATTATGTCAATTTCAAACAGCAGGTGATAAACAACTCAACTTACAAAAAGCAAAGGCATTTATACAAATGGCCAAAGATAAGGAAGCCAATATAATTGCTTTACCAGAAATGTTTAATTGCCCCTATGAGGGAATCTCTTTTAGAAAATTTGCGGAACTTGAAGGAGAAGAAACATTTAAACTTTTAGAAGAAATGAGTAAAGATATTGTTTTAATAGGAGGTTATATACCTGAAAAAGACAAAGAAGGCTTCTGTTACAATACTTCCTATATTTTTGAAAATGGAAAGCTAATTGGAAAACATAGAAAAATCCATCTTTTTAATATTGATTTTAATAATATTAAAATGCACGAGTCAGATTATTTAAAACCAGGACAAGAAACAACTGTAGTCAATACGTCTTTTGGTCCAATAGGAATTGCAATCTGTTTTGATATCCGTTTTCCAGAAATTTTTTTGGAAATGAATAAAAAAGAACCTTTTCTCTATGTTATCCCTTCAACATTTAATAAAGTAACGGGGCCAGCTCACTTTAAACTCTTAGGAAGAAGCCGTGCTGTTGATTTTCAAAGCTTTTGTAGCTTTAATCTCCACAGCTTCTAATATTGAAGCCAACTATGACCCTTATGGACATACAATGCTTATTGACGCATGGGGTAATGTAATGGGAGAATTAGAAAGCGGAGAAGGCATTCTCTTACATAAGTTGAAATTAAAACAACTGGAAATAATTAAAGAACAGCTACCAATAAAAAGAGACTAGCGTATGCTAGTCTCTTTTTATATTATAATATATAGGTTGATTAGGTTGGGATTAATCTATTTTAATAAATTTGCTTCCAGCTGTTGAACAGATCGGGCAGGCATTAGGTGTTCCATTCTTATGAACATAGCCACAGACTGGACATAGATAAAACTCTGTAGTGTCATCTTTACTTAAATTAGATAAAACTTCCTGGAATAAATCAGCATGCACTTTCTCAGCTGCCATAGCATATGTAAATGAAAGTGTTGCTTTTTTATTGCCTTCTTTTTTAGCTTCTTCTAAAAATGGTGGATACATTTTTTCAAATTCAAAAGTTTCACCACTTACTGCTGCTTTTAGGTTTTCTTCTGTTGACTTAACGCCCTCAGCAGCATTTAAGTGAGTGTGAGCATGAATAGTTTCAGCCTCTGCTGCTGCTTTAAACATTTTAGCTGCTGCATGATATCCTTCCGCTTCCGCTTTCTTAGCAAATGCTAGATACTTTCTATTAGCTTGTGATTCGCCTGCAAAGGCACTCATTAGATTGTCTAGTGTACTCATGTATAATACCTCCTAAATAATTTCTTTGATGTTTTAATAATAATACAAATAAAGATCTTTGTCAATAGCAATTGTTACATTTTTATAATAATTACAATAATATTATAATAAAAAAGATAAGGACTAGCCTTCTCTTTAATAAATCCTATAAAGTTGCTTGACCTTCTTCCCAATTAGCTGGCATTAGTCCACCATTTTTAAGTGCCAATAAAATTCTAATTAATTCTCTTATATTTCTACCAACAGCCAATATTTTTCCATCCAGGCCTTATGAACAAATGTACTATCAGTACTTACAGCGAGTTCAGTAGATCAAACGAAAGTAAAGTCTCTTGGATAAAAAAATAAAATAAGCCACTTTCCATTATAGTCTTTAAGTGAGACTTTATGAAAATCTTCGCCTTCTCCAAAAACAGTGTATACATTAAAATCCGGTGCATTTCTATTAATTCCTAACATATTAAACACTCCTTTCATTAAGAATTTTTATATTCTTCATTTTAGTATAAACTTAATCCTGAAAGAAGTCAACGCAGTTAAACATTTTTATAAAAAAGAACAGAGGCAAAGCTCTGTTCTTCAAAAACCAATAAATTATTTTCGTCTGTAAGTAATGAGAAAATAGATACCTATTCCAATAAATATAAGGGGAATAAAAATTTTGTATATAATATCAAAGGGAAAGATAAAGACAAACAAAACAAAGATACCTAATACTATACATAAACCACCTAAAAATAAAGGCTTACTTACACTATTTGCACCTAAGTTTAGCTCTTGAACCTTATCCACTAATTCCTCTTTAATAGTAGTATCACTATCTGATGCAGGTAATACAGCCCATAGAACTAAATAAACTGCACCAAGTAATCCGCCTGTAAAAAATAGTAGAATTAAAGCAGCAATTCGAATTAGTAAAGAATCAATACTATACTTATCTGAAATGCCTATACAAACGCCACCGATTACTGCACCTTCTCTTTTTCTATAGAGTCCCATTTTTATTCCTCCTGTTTTTACAACTTATTAAAAGCTGTTTTTAATAGAATAGGAGTAGCAACTGCTGTAATTACTACAATCAAAACACCAACTGCCACATTGGCTCCGCTTAAAATGCCCATCTGAACACCTAAGCCTGCAATAATTAAAGTTACTTCACCTCTAGGTACCATCCCAGTTCCTATTTTAATTGAATCTCTAGTTTTAAATCCTGAAAGTTTAGCACCTAACCCACAACCAACAATCTTACCAACAACAGCAATGATACCAATGAATATACCAAATACTAAAACGCCCTCAATACTTGTTAAATCTAAAGTTAATCCGATAGATGTAAAGAAAATTGGTGCAAAGAATATCTGCGTTATAAATGATATTTTAGATGCTACAATATGTCTAAAGTTAGTCATAGAAATAATTAAGCCAGCAAAATAGCCTCCGATGATAGTTGCAACACCCAGTGAATCTGCAATAAATGCCAACAAGAAACATAATATTAGTGCTGCAATAATAAATTCATAGGATAAGCCTAACATGCTTCTCCTAACAGCTTTATTTTTAGAAAGTTTAATCACAACAAAACCAATAGCAATTGTGATTATGAAAAATAATACAATTCTTAATAATACCATATAAATTGGATCACCTGCTGCTGCTGCTGGAGCCAATACAGCTCCTAAAACAGTCACAAGCATAATGCCGATTATATCATCAATAATAGCCGCTCCTGTAATGGTTACCCCATTAGTGCTTTTAAGCTGTCCCATTTCTCTTAAGGTTTGAACAGAAATGCTCACACTAGTAGCCGTTCCCATTACAGCCATAAATAAAGCTTCTGCAGCATTGCCATTTAAGATGAAGTAAATACCACCAATAAAAAATCCTGAAACAATAACACCGCCTATGGCAGTAGCCCCAGCTCTAATCCCAGTCTTTTTCAGCTCTCTTACATTGGTCTCAAGTCCTGCAGAGAATAA contains:
- a CDS encoding DNA polymerase III subunit alpha, yielding MNNQFVHLHLHTEYSLLDGAIKIDELAENIKSKGMDAVAITDHGSMYGIVDFYRACIKVGVKPIIGCEVYVAKDSRFRKEPGVDDGRYHLILLAENNVGYHNLMKIVSQSFTEGFYYKPRVDKELLEKYSEGIIATGACMAGEVARRIREDNYEGAKKAALEYEAVFGKGNFFIEIQDHLLEYEKTLNLGLIRLAKELDIPLVAANDSHYLERGDSYAHEILMCIQMGKTINDEHKMEFPNKEFYVKSATEMIELFKNVPEAIENTVKIKDRCNVNIEFGESHLPDYKVPDGETLESYLEKLCLEGVIKKYGAMTEEIRERLYYELGVINEMDYPGYFLIVWDTIAFAKEKGIYVGPGRGSAAGSMVAYVLDITTIDPLKYDLIFERFLNPERISLPDIDTDFCYVRREEVIEYLIEKYGEDHVAQIVTFGTMAARAVIRDVGRAMDIPLKDVDKVAKMVPNELKITLEKAMDTSLELQAFCKERNDIEELIKIARRLEGMPRHTSTHAAAVVITPEPLKEYLPIKMEGEEYLTTQFPMNTVEDIGLLKMDLLGLRTLTVIGETVEKIKENRGIAIDIEKIPLDDKKTFQLLATGNTSGLFQLESKGMQAIIKQLKPDAFEEIIALVALYRPGPIGSGMIDDFIKRKHKQIEIEYLHPMLEPILNDTYGVILYQEQVMRIASQLGGFTLAEADNLRKAMGKKIPEMLEKSRQGFIEGCRKNEIEEKTAEEIFRLMEYFAGYGFNKSHSAAYAMLAYETTYLKARYPVEFMASLLSSVIMSSTKVTQYILECKKMGICVLPPDVNESKEGFIVKENTIRFGLGAIKSVGISAIESILEARREGPFLDIDDFCRRVDLRTVGKKIMEYLSLSGAFSSFHIPRKALMAIVEDAVDLGQRFQKEKDSNQISLFDIDDTLEEEEPTIVTTQEEFPLQELLQKEKEVLGFYVSAHPLEEYPDLMEDPDFYSLGDIEENDDKRKVIIRGVLNNIKEKKTRNNELMVTFSLEDETDSIECLIFPSFYAEVKDLIKEGAVVAAGGRLQITEREDKCIIEKVVKPENYLTIKSYGTYNKKMQTRKNEGAVQETVTVSIEDKSVTGLDALKRCLVFNKGDVPVILKINNKVIPLGNQYAIKNDERAIEALSQFGEVIVK
- a CDS encoding metallophosphoesterase family protein produces the protein MGLGDCDCHCICFGHSHEPLNEQQDSILYFNPGTASGARTGKQTAGFLKLSKENGIINGELISL
- a CDS encoding metallophosphoesterase family protein, with the translated sequence MKKTLVISDTHYPKYELPSKLWSLVKEADAVIHCGDFTASELLEDLKLVNENVYSVYGNNDQILSGSIPEKEL
- a CDS encoding aconitate hydratase, whose protein sequence is MTKTLTEKILSNHLITGEMIQGQEIGIKIDQTLTQDATGTMAYLQFEAIGVPKVKTELSVSYIDHNTLQTGFENADDHLFLQSIAAKYGLYFSRPGNGICHQVHLERFGIPGKTLLGSDSHTPTGGGIGMLAMGAGGLDVAVAMAGGPFYLTVPKVINVELKGKLKPYVSAKDIILKVLEILSVKGGVGKVIEYTGEGLKTLSVPERSTITNMGAELGATTSIFPSDETTKAFLEAQDRGSDYKELKADEGAVYDERIIIDLDALEPLTAAPHSPDNIQTVRELNHLKVNQVAIGSCTNSSFTDLTKVAHILEGKTVNPSVSLVISPGSKQVFEMLAENGALKKLIASGARILESACGPCIGMGQSPSSGAISLRTFNRNFYGRSGTKDASIYLVSPETAAASALTGYMTDPTTITDGYAVETPTHFLIDDNMILKPSDSPETAEIIKGPNIKPLPVNQPLENNLVGNLLLKVEDNITTDHIMPAGAKVLPLRSNIPEISKYAFSQIDPSFSERAIAENGGFIVGGHNYGQGSSREHAALAPMYLGIKGVITQSFARIYKANLVNFGLLPLTFKNEEDYNKIQQGDNLEIENVKDLLIKKGELILFNATKDESYPLVYDLSNRAIEIILAGGLLNYTKQNNN
- a CDS encoding ferredoxin domain-containing protein; translated protein: MLQTAKKVICTFDTVDLGNCAPPGAIGAAYSVASTNQLDHRVFFSVAKAALKLGDYLPDCKLMMAIPVSAYSKNIYYDRKIPELHD
- a CDS encoding nitrilase-related carbon-nitrogen hydrolase is translated as MIERYQNSMINLALCQFQTAGDKQLNLQKAKAFIQMAKDKEANIIALPEMFNCPYEGISFRKFAELEGEETFKLLEEMSKDIVLIGGYIPEKDKEGFCYNTSYIFENGKLIGKHRKIHLFNIDFNNIKMHESDYLKPGQETTVVNTSFGPIGIAICFDIRFPEIFLEMNKKEPFLYVIPSTFNKVTGPAHFKLLGRSRAVDFQSFCSFNLHSF
- a CDS encoding nitrilase-related carbon-nitrogen hydrolase is translated as MIFKAFVALISTASNIEANYDPYGHTMLIDAWGNVMGELESGEGILLHKLKLKQLEIIKEQLPIKRD
- a CDS encoding rubrerythrin family protein — translated: MSTLDNLMSAFAGESQANRKYLAFAKKAEAEGYHAAAKMFKAAAEAETIHAHTHLNAAEGVKSTEENLKAAVSGETFEFEKMYPPFLEEAKKEGNKKATLSFTYAMAAEKVHADLFQEVLSNLSKDDTTEFYLCPVCGYVHKNGTPNACPICSTAGSKFIKID
- a CDS encoding PspC domain-containing protein — encoded protein: MGLYRKREGAVIGGVCIGISDKYSIDSLLIRIAALILLFFTGGLLGAVYLVLWAVLPASDSDTTIKEELVDKVQELNLGANSVSKPLFLGGLCIVLGIFVLFVFIFPFDIIYKIFIPLIFIGIGIYFLITYRRK
- a CDS encoding cation:proton antiporter, with amino-acid sequence MEHSFTFLLELSIIYIGSFLFALLAKKFKQPIVLGYIIGGLVLGLFLGDQTPLSFFSDALGGFQINGDSEILYGLSQLGVILLLFSAGLETNVRELKKTGIRAGATAIGGVIVSGFFIGGIYFILNGNAAEALFMAVMGTATSVSISVQTLREMGQLKSTNGVTITGAAIIDDIIGIMLVTVLGAVLAPAAAAGDPIYMVLLRIVLFFIITIAIGFVVIKLSKNKAVRRSMLGLSYEFIIAALILCFLLAFIADSLGVATIIGGYFAGLIISMTNFRHIVASKISFITQIFFAPIFFTSIGLTLDLTSIEGVLVFGIFIGIIAVVGKIVGCGLGAKLSGFKTRDSIKIGTGMVPRGEVTLIIAGLGVQMGILSGANVAVGVLIVVITAVATPILLKTAFNKL